Within the Populus trichocarpa isolate Nisqually-1 chromosome 14, P.trichocarpa_v4.1, whole genome shotgun sequence genome, the region AAATCTTCTAAATgtttaacatataaaatatataaagaagtcACAATGCCAAATACAACAACATCTTTTCTCGTCCCATTGGATTGGAAACTGAGCGCGCCATGTAAAAATGTAAATGAAGCTAGCTCATAAACTTaacttttcctttcttctctctttggctaaattgtttttttaaaaacaaaattaataataatactcaacCAGCAAATATCAACAGattttccaattattttttcaatttactcctAAACAATAGAATCAACAGAGAAACTTATAAAATAGAGAGTGAAACCTAACCCATCTTCATCGTTTCTTTACAACTTTTAATTCTAAGtttgcaaataataaaaaaaaaggcaaatcaaAGAAAGTCTTGTAAACCCATACAACAAacctaaattaaaaatcttaattaaatatactttgTTGATgtcgctgctgctgctgatgttGATGGTAACGGTGTTCGTGCCCGTGCCTGTGCTTGTGCTCGTGCCCGTGCCCGTGCTCGTGCTCGTGCTCGTGCTGCTGTTATTGTTGCTGGTGGTGGTACTGGTAGTAGTAGTGGTGGTGGTAGTGCTATTGGTGGTGTTGGTTGTTGTTGGTGAAGATTGTGGTGATGCTGCTGGTGACTGGGTctgtttcaataaattaaatgggtTTTTGAATATGCAATATGCaatattttggatttatttatctataaataaTGATTCTATGTATTTCAAAAATTGTtgataaagatatattaaacaattgaatatttctttctactatttttttatcattattaatagagACATAGAGAGcatgagattttctttttttgtcattgattttttgttcaagggtttttttgttCAGAAGTTAAGTTCAAGGGCTTTTTTTGAGTACAATTtggcctttttctttcttgaaaaggAACTGTCCACtatattaacaaacaaaatgcGTAGTGATGTTTTAAAACCCATCTTCCCAACCAGACACAGAAATTTAAAAGCCAAATCAAAGGAAAGCTCAGGAATAGAACACTTGGCTGTTGAAAACTCGAAATACCAATGAAATGCACATAAATTTTGTTCTTACCTGGTTACTTGTAGAGAGTCCAACATCATAAACCATGGTGAGATCAGTCTTGAAAATTCCAGGTGATCGCTCGGAACCAGGTCCAGGTTTCAAGTCTTCGTCATAAAGAGCAAAGAGGTATGTATCCACTGATTTACCTGGCATGAGTGGAGTGCCCACCATCGATCGAAGGTGTGCAATCAAATTGCCATTGTAAGCCTTGGCATTCTCAATGCTTGGCCCTACGTCGTTGTCATCTCCTTTAAATGGCCATCCAGTCTCAGCCACCACAATCTCAACATTCTTAAATCCCATAGAATTCAGTGCAGAATAAACTGCATCCACCTGCAATTGATTAAACCACTTGTCAGTAGCATTTTTATTAGATCATCTATTGATACAGAATTTTCGCACTTGCAATTTGATTTACTCTCACCTGAGCATCGAACATGTTCATGTACTTGATCTTAGTGTTTCCATCCATTCGTCCTGCATTCGGCTGGAAAAGGCAAAAAGCAAGAATCTCAGGCCTTGTATCGCTTCTGTAAGCAAAGTATGGGTAGGTATTTATTGCGAAAGGCGAACCATTCGCACTATTAAACTCCAACAAGCCCTTCATCAGATCCCCATAACTTGGATCAAAGCTTCCAGAAGAAGGTGGCTCAGACTGCTTAAGCACTCCCATCGAATGAACTGTGGAGACCTTAATTTTACCCCCGAGCGATGCATCATTTAGAGCATTCTGTACATTTTGCATTGCTGGTAAGAGCTTGTTCATGAGATTCTGGTCATTGGAAGTCATGACCTCGTTGCCAACAGTGATGAGGATGATATTGCTAGCTGGATAGAAGGGAAGCACGTTTTTGTTGATCCAGCTCTTGGTAAAATTGGAATCAGAGGCTAGCCCTGGAATGTCACCATTTGCAGTGCCGATAACAATTCCAATTCCGGTGTTGGCTAAGGCTTTGATTATGGCGGGGTCCGATCCATATAATCGGACCTTTTGGATTGAAGTGGATTGAAGAAGTTTTGCATTGGATGATGGTGGTGGAAGGTTGTCCGCAACTTGGCCATAGTTTATACCGAGGAATGATTGCGAGTCTGCACAAAAAGCAGCAAAATTTAAAGCAGATGatcaaacatcaatttttaaacGACAAAACAGAACAccaacattttttgttttcatagacTGAAATGAAGACAGCTCAGTTAAGGTAAATTCTTTAGAAATGGAAGGaggtaattaaaatagaaagagaCACAAACTTACTTGCGATTTTTACAGTCTGTAAGCAGGAAAGGAGTAGGAAAGCAACAG harbors:
- the LOC127904296 gene encoding glucan endo-1,3-beta-glucosidase 7-like isoform X2, with protein sequence MVVLPYTVAFLLLSCLQTVKIANSQSFLGINYGQVADNLPPPSSNAKLLQSTSIQKVRLYGSDPAIIKALANTGIGIVIGTANGDIPGLASDSNFTKSWINKNVLPFYPASNIILITVGNEVMTSNDQNLMNKLLPAMQNVQNALNDASLGGKIKVSTVHSMGVLKQSEPPSSGSFDPSYGDLMKGLLEFNSANGSPFAINTYPYFAYRSDTRPEILAFCLFQPNAGRMDGNTKIKYMNMFDAQVDAVYSALNSMGFKNVEIVVAETGWPFKGDDNDVGPSIENAKAYNGNLIAHLRSMVGTPLMPGKSVDTYLFALYDEDLKPGPGSERSPGIFKTDLTMVYDVGLSTSNQTQSPAASPQSSPTTTNTTNSTTTTTTTTSTTTSNNNSSTSTSTSTGTGTSTSTGTGTNTVTINISSSSDINKVYLIKIFNLGLLYGFTRLSLICLFFYYLQT
- the LOC127904296 gene encoding glucan endo-1,3-beta-glucosidase 7-like isoform X1, which translates into the protein MVVLPYTVAFLLLSCLQTVKIANSQSFLGINYGQVADNLPPPSSNAKLLQSTSIQKVRLYGSDPAIIKALANTGIGIVIGTANGDIPGLASDSNFTKSWINKNVLPFYPASNIILITVGNEVMTSNDQNLMNKLLPAMQNVQNALNDASLGGKIKVSTVHSMGVLKQSEPPSSGSFDPSYGDLMKGLLEFNSANGSPFAINTYPYFAYRSDTRPEILAFCLFQPNAGRMDGNTKIKYMNMFDAQWFNQLQVDAVYSALNSMGFKNVEIVVAETGWPFKGDDNDVGPSIENAKAYNGNLIAHLRSMVGTPLMPGKSVDTYLFALYDEDLKPGPGSERSPGIFKTDLTMVYDVGLSTSNQTQSPAASPQSSPTTTNTTNSTTTTTTTTSTTTSNNNSSTSTSTSTGTGTSTSTGTGTNTVTINISSSSDINKVYLIKIFNLGLLYGFTRLSLICLFFYYLQT